A window of Paenibacillus sp. 19GGS1-52 contains these coding sequences:
- a CDS encoding SagB family peptide dehydrogenase: MTRYEQQRHFLKSNFHEFKHIKTDKIKGFAQPPIVKPAHSDSIIIDLPKVSKDVVCKENIFDCINQRRSTRFYSAETLSLDELSYLLWATQGITSINKNGLTLRTVPCSGATHTFETYLIIMRVEGIQQGIYRYLPVEHKLLFMFELDELEHKIDAITLDQPFVPNFAKKASVLFAWSTTPYRSEWKYDISAHKKILIDIGHVCQNLYLSSESIGAGACAIGIYDQKLIDEILELDGDEEFVIYLGAVGKKRE, encoded by the coding sequence ATGACAAGATACGAACAACAAAGGCACTTTCTAAAATCTAATTTTCATGAATTTAAACATATAAAAACAGATAAGATCAAAGGATTTGCACAACCGCCAATTGTTAAGCCCGCCCATTCGGATTCAATAATTATTGATTTGCCAAAGGTCAGCAAAGACGTTGTGTGTAAAGAAAACATTTTTGATTGTATAAATCAAAGAAGGAGTACGAGGTTTTATTCTGCGGAAACTTTAAGTCTGGATGAGTTATCATATTTATTATGGGCTACCCAAGGGATCACAAGTATTAATAAGAATGGACTTACGCTGCGAACTGTACCATGCAGTGGTGCGACACACACATTTGAAACTTATTTAATTATTATGCGGGTAGAAGGCATTCAACAAGGAATCTACAGATACCTTCCTGTCGAACATAAGCTATTATTTATGTTTGAATTAGATGAACTTGAACATAAAATTGATGCTATTACTTTAGATCAGCCATTTGTCCCTAACTTTGCAAAAAAGGCTTCTGTACTGTTTGCATGGAGTACAACACCATATCGCTCCGAATGGAAGTATGATATTTCAGCTCACAAAAAAATCCTTATCGATATTGGACATGTATGCCAAAACCTTTATTTATCCAGTGAATCTATCGGTGCAGGTGCTTGCGCAATTGGAATCTATGATCAAAAGTTGATTGATGAGATTTTAGAATTAGACGGTGATGAAGAATTTGTTATCTATCTTGGCGCAGTTGGGAAGAAACGAGAATAG
- a CDS encoding PH domain-containing protein, which translates to MLIRVQKNPIFLIILIAASTEVFLTMSPFKADIYILCFTAIILIIFALLIFTYFRSYFKLEREHFIYVFGFSKKAIPYSSIQKVNLSDNLTASPAWTLKRLEIVTYERSYLLSLPLQKDKSKLIETG; encoded by the coding sequence ATGTTAATAAGAGTCCAGAAAAATCCGATTTTTTTAATTATTCTAATAGCTGCATCCACTGAGGTTTTCTTAACAATGTCACCATTTAAAGCAGATATTTATATCCTTTGTTTTACTGCTATCATCCTGATAATTTTCGCTTTGCTTATTTTCACTTATTTTCGGAGCTACTTTAAATTAGAAAGGGAACATTTTATTTATGTATTTGGATTTTCCAAAAAAGCTATTCCATATAGTTCAATACAGAAGGTGAATCTGTCTGATAATTTAACAGCATCTCCAGCATGGACTTTAAAACGTCTGGAAATTGTTACTTATGAACGTTCATATTTGTTGTCCCTTCCATTACAAAAAGATAAATCTAAATTAATTGAAACCGGTTGA